A genome region from Chiroxiphia lanceolata isolate bChiLan1 chromosome 5, bChiLan1.pri, whole genome shotgun sequence includes the following:
- the TMEM19 gene encoding transmembrane protein 19 isoform X1: MSASVPPGSAAGTVRAGPGRGSRRSAGRGDGGGSSGVADVLHLLFSRQVFSPWFSMPCYQEDFFREYLKMMANMVILNLLICISLAFWIVSMTASTYYGTLRPISPWRWLFSVLVPLIIAAQGFKKKSLDHSGALGGLVVGFILTVANYSFFSSLFVFFVTSSKLTKWKKDRKKQIDSEYKEGGQRNWVQVFCNGGVPTELALLYMIENGPGEIPIDFSKEYTASWMCLSLLGALACSAGDTWASEIGSVMSKSKPRLITTWEQVPVGTNGAITLVGLLSSLLGGMSVGIAYFITQLIFVTDLEISAPQWPIIVFGAAAGLLGSIVDSYLGATMQYSGFDQNIGMVVNHQTKHSKHISGKPILDNNAVNLFSSVIIALVLPGMAWFFWPRG; the protein is encoded by the exons ATGAGCGCCTCGGTGCCTCCTGGCAGCGCCGCGGGGACGGtgcgggccgggcccggccgcgGCTCTCGCCGGTCGGCAGGAAGAGGAGATGGTGGTGGCAGTAGCGGTGTCGCTGATGTGCTGCACCTTTTGTTTTCCCGTCAGGTGTTCTCCCCCTGGTTTTCCATGCCCTGTTACCAGGAGGATTTCTTCAGAGAGTACCTCAAGATGATGGCGAATATGGTCATCCTGAACTTGCTCATTTGTATTTCGCTGGCGTTCTGGATCGTGTCCATGACTGCAAGTACGTACTACG GTACTTTACGACCCATTTCTCCATGGCGCTGGCTTTTTTCAGTCTTGGTTCCACTAATTATTGCTGCACAGGGTTTTAAGAAGAAGAGTCTTGATCACAGTGGTGCATTGGGAg GATTGGTGGTTGGATTTATCCTTACAGTTGCAAATTacagtttcttctcttctttgtttgtattttttgttactTCTTCAAAACTTACTAAatggaaaaaagacagaaaaaagcaaatagatTCAGAATACAAAGAAG GTGGACAGAGGAATTGGGTTCAAGTATTCTGTAATGGTGGTGTTCCTACTGAGCTGGCTCTCTTATATATGATAGAAAATGGGCCAGGTGAAATTCCTATTGACTTTTCAAAGGAATACACGGCGTCATGGATGTGCTTATCCCTTTTGGGAGCTTTGGCATGCTCTGCTGGTGATACATGGGCTTCAGAGATTGGTAGTGTTATGAGTAAAAGTAAACCAAGATTGATAACAACCTGGGAACAGGTTCCAGTAG gTACTAATGGAGCAATTACGTTAGTAGGCCTGCTCTCAAGTTTGCTTGGGGGCATGTCAGTAGGTATAGCCTACTTCATAACACAACTCATTTTTGTGACTGATCTGGAAATATCTGCTCCACAATGGCCCATTATTGTGTTTGGTGCAGCAGCTGGCCTACTGGGATCAATTGTTGATTCATATTTGGGAGCTACAATGCAATACAGTG GTTTTGACCAGAACATTGGAATGGTTGTTaaccaccaaacaaaacactccAAGCACATATCTGGAAAACCTATATTAGACAACAACGCAgtaaatcttttttcttctgtaatcaTTGCTTTGGTGCTTCCAGGCATGGCATGGTTTTTCTGGCCAAGGGGTTGA
- the TMEM19 gene encoding transmembrane protein 19 isoform X2: MPCYQEDFFREYLKMMANMVILNLLICISLAFWIVSMTASTYYGTLRPISPWRWLFSVLVPLIIAAQGFKKKSLDHSGALGGLVVGFILTVANYSFFSSLFVFFVTSSKLTKWKKDRKKQIDSEYKEGGQRNWVQVFCNGGVPTELALLYMIENGPGEIPIDFSKEYTASWMCLSLLGALACSAGDTWASEIGSVMSKSKPRLITTWEQVPVGTNGAITLVGLLSSLLGGMSVGIAYFITQLIFVTDLEISAPQWPIIVFGAAAGLLGSIVDSYLGATMQYSGFDQNIGMVVNHQTKHSKHISGKPILDNNAVNLFSSVIIALVLPGMAWFFWPRG, translated from the exons ATGCCCTGTTACCAGGAGGATTTCTTCAGAGAGTACCTCAAGATGATGGCGAATATGGTCATCCTGAACTTGCTCATTTGTATTTCGCTGGCGTTCTGGATCGTGTCCATGACTGCAAGTACGTACTACG GTACTTTACGACCCATTTCTCCATGGCGCTGGCTTTTTTCAGTCTTGGTTCCACTAATTATTGCTGCACAGGGTTTTAAGAAGAAGAGTCTTGATCACAGTGGTGCATTGGGAg GATTGGTGGTTGGATTTATCCTTACAGTTGCAAATTacagtttcttctcttctttgtttgtattttttgttactTCTTCAAAACTTACTAAatggaaaaaagacagaaaaaagcaaatagatTCAGAATACAAAGAAG GTGGACAGAGGAATTGGGTTCAAGTATTCTGTAATGGTGGTGTTCCTACTGAGCTGGCTCTCTTATATATGATAGAAAATGGGCCAGGTGAAATTCCTATTGACTTTTCAAAGGAATACACGGCGTCATGGATGTGCTTATCCCTTTTGGGAGCTTTGGCATGCTCTGCTGGTGATACATGGGCTTCAGAGATTGGTAGTGTTATGAGTAAAAGTAAACCAAGATTGATAACAACCTGGGAACAGGTTCCAGTAG gTACTAATGGAGCAATTACGTTAGTAGGCCTGCTCTCAAGTTTGCTTGGGGGCATGTCAGTAGGTATAGCCTACTTCATAACACAACTCATTTTTGTGACTGATCTGGAAATATCTGCTCCACAATGGCCCATTATTGTGTTTGGTGCAGCAGCTGGCCTACTGGGATCAATTGTTGATTCATATTTGGGAGCTACAATGCAATACAGTG GTTTTGACCAGAACATTGGAATGGTTGTTaaccaccaaacaaaacactccAAGCACATATCTGGAAAACCTATATTAGACAACAACGCAgtaaatcttttttcttctgtaatcaTTGCTTTGGTGCTTCCAGGCATGGCATGGTTTTTCTGGCCAAGGGGTTGA